The following proteins are encoded in a genomic region of Desulfurococcaceae archaeon:
- a CDS encoding kinase produces the protein MSSPKPLIVVPLHVSGIWVPYYAENPLEAGSIGAGLNLSLYLNATFQLGPCSIVLNGESLFSEQAEKICKSAGVNIKTTATAPLTLGRGFGVSAAILIAHSIATHIATSRPLLRALQAAHVLEVEYGTGLGDVIAEYTGGFAIRLKPGAPGIGFAYRIILRERVDLVVIELGELEPTKAMLSRMKPEDYGLGKVLLEKVIENEDLKTFFECSKRFTSKLFNYTRVGSIVDGLPGIVDYYLKKSALVVWIEREYAWDILEELRRRGIKALHATISSIGVTIAHSTKSP, from the coding sequence ATGAGCTCTCCTAAGCCTTTAATCGTGGTACCTCTTCACGTCTCCGGTATATGGGTACCCTACTACGCTGAAAATCCACTGGAAGCTGGAAGTATTGGTGCTGGACTGAACTTATCGCTTTACCTCAATGCCACGTTTCAGCTGGGTCCTTGTAGTATCGTGCTAAATGGAGAAAGCTTGTTTAGTGAGCAGGCGGAGAAAATCTGCAAGAGCGCGGGCGTGAACATCAAAACCACGGCTACTGCACCGCTGACACTGGGACGGGGTTTCGGGGTTTCAGCTGCCATACTCATAGCGCATTCCATTGCAACGCACATCGCTACTAGTAGGCCGCTACTTAGAGCCCTACAAGCAGCGCATGTCCTTGAGGTGGAGTACGGTACGGGTTTGGGTGATGTTATAGCTGAATATACAGGTGGGTTCGCAATACGCTTGAAGCCGGGAGCTCCAGGAATAGGTTTTGCTTACAGGATTATTCTCCGCGAACGGGTGGACCTCGTGGTCATAGAGCTCGGGGAATTGGAGCCGACAAAGGCGATGCTCTCCCGCATGAAGCCGGAAGATTACGGGCTAGGCAAGGTTTTATTGGAAAAAGTAATTGAAAATGAGGATTTAAAAACGTTTTTCGAGTGCTCCAAGAGGTTCACGAGCAAGCTGTTTAATTATACCAGAGTGGGGAGCATAGTTGATGGATTGCCGGGAATCGTTGATTACTACTTGAAGAAGTCAGCCTTAGTAGTGTGGATTGAGAGGGAATACGCATGGGACATCCTAGAAGAGCTGAGGAGACGGGGTATTAAAGCTCTTCACGCAACTATATCGAGTATTGGTGTTACAATTGCACATTCCACCAAATCACCCTAG
- a CDS encoding alkaline phosphatase family protein, which yields MPWEPVRGLKYKLLYLVIDGVADSLKDPVTTLELAEKPGLDWIASRGVCGLMYTVERGVSPESDEAVISILGYNPHEVHTGRGFLEALGAGLSIKEGFEVAFRANFATIDPTTRKIIDRRVGRNLSTEEAKKLAEALDEMNLGTHGGYVRVVATIGHRAVVVIGSVNKRLSPMVSNNDPAYVRKGLVSLAVDKPKLFVESIVPLDDSEEARITAELANLFFDNAVKILENHPVNEERARRGLPPANAILLRDAGGRAPRATPLNTKYGCKFAVLAEMPVEIGIGKAFGANIVPLEPPTGNLKLDYEKRLDVTLNALEKNDIVYVHLKGPDEPGHDGDLELKKRRVEEIDKYFVRSLLDYADKYAVLVTADHATPPSKRAHTDDPVPVAFYVPGIQPDGVMRFTERDCSKGLLGLIEHGWQLLPLVLNNYLRK from the coding sequence ATGCCCTGGGAACCGGTGCGAGGCTTGAAGTACAAGTTACTCTACCTGGTTATAGACGGTGTAGCCGATAGCTTGAAAGATCCAGTTACCACACTAGAGCTCGCCGAGAAACCCGGCCTGGACTGGATAGCTAGTCGAGGCGTGTGCGGCTTAATGTACACTGTAGAGCGCGGAGTTTCGCCGGAAAGCGATGAAGCGGTAATATCGATTCTCGGCTACAACCCTCACGAGGTCCACACGGGTAGAGGCTTTCTTGAAGCGCTAGGAGCCGGTCTTAGTATAAAAGAGGGTTTCGAGGTTGCGTTCAGGGCTAACTTCGCCACGATAGATCCTACTACGAGGAAGATAATCGATAGAAGGGTTGGCAGAAACCTCTCAACAGAAGAAGCTAAGAAGCTCGCAGAGGCGCTCGACGAGATGAACCTCGGTACGCATGGTGGTTACGTTAGGGTCGTAGCAACTATAGGGCACAGAGCAGTAGTCGTTATTGGCAGCGTGAATAAGAGGCTTTCACCCATGGTAAGTAATAACGACCCTGCTTACGTGAGAAAGGGGCTTGTCAGCTTGGCAGTTGACAAGCCAAAGCTCTTCGTAGAAAGCATAGTACCGCTTGATGATAGTGAGGAAGCCCGGATAACGGCCGAATTAGCGAACTTGTTTTTCGACAACGCCGTTAAGATTCTCGAAAACCATCCAGTCAACGAGGAGAGGGCTCGAAGAGGTCTTCCACCAGCTAATGCAATACTACTTAGAGATGCGGGCGGGAGAGCCCCTAGAGCCACGCCATTGAACACTAAGTATGGTTGCAAGTTCGCGGTTCTGGCTGAAATGCCCGTCGAAATAGGCATCGGTAAAGCTTTCGGGGCAAACATCGTACCACTAGAACCCCCCACCGGTAACTTGAAACTCGATTACGAGAAAAGACTTGACGTGACGCTGAACGCGCTCGAGAAAAACGATATCGTATACGTACACTTGAAAGGCCCCGATGAGCCGGGCCATGACGGGGACCTCGAGTTGAAGAAACGTAGAGTAGAGGAAATCGACAAGTACTTCGTACGGTCGCTCCTAGATTACGCTGATAAGTATGCTGTTCTAGTTACAGCGGACCACGCTACCCCGCCTAGCAAGAGAGCTCATACTGATGATCCTGTACCCGTAGCATTCTACGTGCCGGGTATACAACCCGATGGCGTAATGCGGTTCACAGAGCGGGATTGCTCTAAGGGGCTACTCGGATTAATTGAGCACGGATGGCAGCTCCTACCGCTGGTACTAAACAACTACTTAAGGAAATAG
- a CDS encoding ABC transporter permease, protein MVLAQLVKREIKAFLKNPAFIGTLILLVVFYAALGGMMRRGIEEAQKAVVETSIGVVLEEDTPLTRELINALNVTLQGRVSLHGSLREAAEKASIGIQIPMGFTANATGSGKISLNSIVKVDSFSTTIIQAKTAVISQIENIIKRILPLVLSAIYGQRPSKEVDVVIRGTALFYNKEVDVYVLTGFFSFILMLPLLVAIVFGSNATYASQLVAFEKAEKAFEMLLAQPIRRSYIVLAKIMGASIATMIFSVIYLVGLFAMFTGMAPTGTIESGQTMASAILSELSRQLGVDLAPHIALSVIISLVLGLLVSGSIGIVLGSLAPDERTAGILTTPVMLLYFGIAFVFMFMGIQLSIPLSIIAGIAVMPIPTIYILSLIVGEFSYVTISITIAVTTCLLLIATSVFLFNRDIVVLGLRLKLKRE, encoded by the coding sequence ATGGTTCTAGCGCAGTTAGTTAAGAGGGAGATAAAAGCATTTTTGAAGAATCCAGCATTCATAGGCACCCTCATATTACTTGTAGTCTTCTACGCCGCTCTAGGCGGCATGATGCGAAGAGGTATTGAAGAAGCGCAGAAAGCCGTGGTGGAGACTAGTATTGGAGTGGTCTTGGAGGAAGACACACCGCTAACACGTGAGTTAATCAATGCGCTCAATGTAACGTTACAAGGACGCGTTAGTCTGCATGGCTCGTTAAGAGAAGCAGCGGAAAAAGCCAGTATTGGGATACAAATACCCATGGGCTTCACGGCGAACGCTACCGGTAGTGGTAAAATTTCGCTGAATAGTATAGTTAAGGTTGACAGCTTCTCTACAACCATTATACAAGCCAAAACAGCTGTGATATCGCAAATAGAAAACATTATAAAGAGAATACTCCCGCTAGTTCTCAGCGCTATTTATGGTCAGCGACCCTCTAAAGAAGTAGACGTGGTGATCCGGGGAACGGCGCTTTTCTACAACAAAGAAGTGGATGTTTACGTCTTAACGGGTTTCTTCTCGTTTATTCTGATGTTGCCGTTACTGGTGGCAATAGTATTTGGATCTAACGCAACATACGCTTCGCAACTTGTTGCGTTTGAAAAAGCCGAAAAGGCTTTTGAAATGCTCCTAGCACAGCCTATTAGGAGAAGCTATATAGTGCTAGCGAAGATCATGGGCGCATCAATAGCAACTATGATATTCTCGGTAATATACCTGGTAGGGCTGTTTGCCATGTTTACTGGCATGGCGCCGACAGGTACCATAGAGTCCGGTCAAACAATGGCTTCAGCTATCCTTTCAGAGCTCTCACGGCAACTTGGAGTGGACTTGGCACCCCACATAGCGCTCTCGGTAATAATATCGCTTGTTCTCGGATTACTTGTTTCGGGTTCCATTGGCATAGTGCTTGGCTCTTTAGCTCCCGATGAGAGGACGGCCGGCATATTAACGACCCCTGTAATGCTACTTTACTTCGGAATAGCATTTGTGTTCATGTTTATGGGAATACAACTGAGTATTCCGCTTTCTATAATTGCCGGTATTGCGGTAATGCCTATACCGACCATTTACATATTATCGCTAATAGTAGGGGAATTTTCCTACGTCACTATTTCAATAACAATAGCGGTAACAACGTGTCTGCTTCTAATTGCGACATCCGTATTCCTGTTTAATAGGGATATCGTAGTGCTGGGCCTTAGGTTAAAACTAAAACGCGAGTGA
- a CDS encoding ABC transporter ATP-binding protein — protein MAIISKYAIRVENLVKIYSRGTMALSGLTFTVNHGEIYALIGPNGSGKTTTLRILATLIKPTKGLVEVHGINVVQEPLKVRSLINYLPEEAGAYRDLSGEDFLRFMLSMRFSKRMLEEAVEEAIEISGLGKDLKRPIRTYSKGMKRILALSAVLASKPKLLLLDEPTAGLDVEKALFVRNLIRKYNREYGITVLLSSHNMLEVEYLADRVGIMYAGKLIGEGLPKELKEALGAVNLEEVFIRLKERA, from the coding sequence GTGGCAATTATTTCAAAGTATGCTATTAGAGTGGAGAACCTCGTTAAAATATACAGTAGAGGGACAATGGCGCTCAGCGGCCTTACGTTTACTGTAAACCATGGGGAGATATACGCGCTAATAGGCCCTAACGGTAGTGGCAAAACTACTACTCTCCGAATACTCGCTACCTTAATAAAGCCTACAAAGGGGTTGGTGGAAGTACATGGTATAAACGTCGTTCAAGAGCCCCTTAAGGTTCGCTCATTGATAAACTACCTTCCTGAAGAGGCCGGTGCCTACAGGGATCTCTCAGGCGAGGACTTCTTAAGGTTCATGCTGTCTATGAGGTTTAGTAAACGCATGCTTGAAGAGGCCGTAGAGGAGGCCATTGAGATCAGCGGACTCGGTAAGGACTTGAAGAGACCTATTAGGACGTATAGTAAGGGTATGAAGAGGATCCTCGCGCTCAGCGCGGTACTCGCATCTAAGCCCAAGCTACTACTACTCGACGAGCCGACGGCAGGACTTGACGTGGAGAAGGCCCTTTTCGTGAGGAATTTAATAAGGAAGTATAATAGGGAATACGGCATAACGGTTCTTCTAAGTAGTCATAACATGCTCGAAGTTGAATACCTCGCGGACAGAGTTGGAATAATGTATGCGGGCAAGCTAATAGGTGAGGGATTGCCCAAAGAGCTTAAAGAAGCCCTTGGCGCCGTCAACCTGGAAGAGGTGTTCATTAGGCTTAAGGAGAGGGCATAA
- a CDS encoding 4-phosphopantoate--beta-alanine ligase produces the protein MHIPPNHPRRASLLIRERLVECFRRRIVVEEGLIAHGRGECFDYLIGEKTQPFAVKAVEAAIASLILAKYPVISVNGNTAALIPREIVELAREVNAKIEINLFYRSREREEAIAMWLREHGAEEVLGVGEDASATIPELFSERRRVSPRGILIADVVLVPLEDGDRTEALRKMGKTVIAIDLNPLSRTARAASITIVDNVVRAVPLMIEKAREFKRKKREELEEIVSKYDNNATLQDALKHILNRLKELSESKITLSFPQLNPPPHID, from the coding sequence TTGCACATTCCACCAAATCACCCTAGAAGGGCCAGCTTACTCATCAGAGAAAGACTCGTTGAGTGCTTTAGAAGAAGAATAGTAGTAGAAGAGGGCCTAATAGCACATGGGCGCGGTGAGTGCTTCGACTACCTAATCGGGGAAAAAACACAACCATTCGCTGTAAAGGCGGTAGAAGCCGCTATCGCGTCGCTCATACTGGCGAAGTACCCCGTGATCTCAGTTAACGGCAACACGGCCGCACTTATACCCCGTGAAATCGTTGAACTTGCAAGAGAAGTAAACGCTAAAATAGAGATAAACCTCTTTTACAGGTCGCGTGAAAGGGAAGAAGCAATAGCTATGTGGCTTAGAGAGCACGGCGCCGAAGAAGTGCTCGGCGTAGGCGAAGACGCCTCCGCAACGATACCCGAGTTGTTTAGCGAGAGGAGGCGAGTTAGTCCAAGAGGAATACTAATAGCCGACGTCGTGCTCGTACCGCTAGAAGACGGCGATAGGACTGAAGCATTACGTAAAATGGGTAAAACCGTCATAGCCATAGACTTAAACCCGCTTTCTAGAACTGCCCGTGCCGCCAGCATAACGATAGTTGATAACGTAGTTAGGGCTGTCCCCCTGATGATTGAGAAGGCTAGGGAATTTAAGAGGAAAAAGCGCGAAGAGCTCGAAGAAATAGTTAGTAAATACGATAACAACGCTACACTGCAGGACGCGTTAAAGCACATACTGAATAGGCTCAAGGAGCTCTCGGAATCCAAAATTACATTGAGCTTCCCCCAACTTAACCCCCCACCTCACATAGATTAG
- the panB gene encoding 3-methyl-2-oxobutanoate hydroxymethyltransferase, whose protein sequence is MSKKTVREILKMKGREKIAMITAYDYITARLADAAGVDVLLVGDSAGMVVHGFDSTLPVTMEMMLLHVSSVARAKPRALVVGDMPFLSYEVSAEDAVKNAGLMIKAGAEAVKIEGGAEMADVVKALIRAGIPVMGHIGLNPQRALLVGGYRKHGISEAEREKIIEDAKELEKAGAFSLVIEYTAADVVEEVTRELSIPTICIGSGPYCDGQVLVLHDVLGLYENIPPFAKKYADLRSIIIDAIKKYVEDVKSAAFPSREHYFYSHEKRH, encoded by the coding sequence ATGTCGAAGAAAACGGTGCGAGAAATCCTCAAGATGAAAGGCCGCGAGAAAATCGCCATGATTACCGCGTACGACTACATCACCGCGAGACTTGCCGATGCAGCGGGGGTAGACGTGTTACTCGTTGGTGATAGCGCCGGAATGGTCGTGCACGGTTTCGACTCCACGCTACCTGTCACCATGGAGATGATGCTTCTACACGTTTCGAGCGTTGCAAGAGCAAAACCCCGCGCTCTTGTTGTAGGCGACATGCCATTTCTTAGCTACGAGGTTAGTGCTGAAGATGCTGTTAAAAACGCCGGCCTGATGATCAAGGCGGGAGCAGAAGCCGTCAAAATAGAGGGCGGTGCTGAGATGGCAGATGTGGTAAAAGCCCTTATAAGAGCTGGCATACCCGTAATGGGGCACATAGGATTAAATCCTCAAAGGGCATTGCTAGTAGGTGGTTACAGAAAACACGGTATTAGCGAGGCGGAAAGGGAAAAGATTATTGAAGACGCGAAGGAGCTAGAGAAGGCGGGCGCCTTCTCCCTTGTTATAGAGTATACAGCAGCTGACGTGGTGGAAGAGGTAACACGGGAGCTATCTATACCGACCATATGTATTGGGAGCGGCCCGTACTGTGATGGTCAAGTACTAGTTCTACACGATGTTCTCGGCCTGTACGAGAACATTCCGCCATTTGCGAAGAAGTATGCCGACTTGAGAAGCATCATCATAGACGCCATTAAAAAGTACGTTGAAGATGTAAAAAGTGCTGCCTTCCCCTCTAGAGAGCACTACTTCTACTCCCACGAAAAGAGGCACTAA